A section of the Micromonas commoda chromosome 14, complete sequence genome encodes:
- a CDS encoding predicted protein, whose amino-acid sequence MKTAAHLESVQEQVSGRFPTLTPVRPFRRSPSSQPTVVIKVGTSSLLRTEAGTLHLSQICTLCETVARLTRAGVRVVLVSSGAVGAGMFRMGLTEKPREVAKKQALAAVGQVHLMRYYEDIFNTIGIKCAQVLLTLENLSNRKQYVRARNTFNALFDMGVVPVVNENDCVAVEELRFGDNDTLSAQVAALCEAQWLFLLTDVDGLYTSNPNTDPGARRIEVVENINELDVDVGGAGSSVGTGGMVTKLTAARIACAAGCKTIVCLSSNLEKDVEACVLRGEPVGTAFLPAKIAAKGKKKWLLAVPIQGEIGVDRSGASAVLRGMPLLTSHVTRCEGSFRVQECVRIVNEDGQEIARGLCNYNSAVLEDTAKDYGLAAPMGSIMEDGWVDDEDGPPECMHANNICVTHVETLKKSFTFNDFLGAGYDSNESRGASPGPGTSPRQSHEDHEDNE is encoded by the exons ATGAagaccgccgcgcacctcgagAGCGTCCAGGAGCAGGTGAGCGGCCGCTTC CCCACCTTGACCCCCGTCCGTCCGTTCCGTCGTTCCCCGTCATCGCAGCCGACGGTGGTGATCAAGGTGGGCACCAGCAGCCTACTCCGCACCGAGGCGGGCACCCTCCACCTCTCCCAGATATGCACCCTGTGCGAgaccgtcgcgcggctcacacgcgccggggtgagggtcgtcctcgtctcTTCCGGGGCGGTGGGAGCCGGGATGTTCCGGATGGGCCTCACCGAGAAGCCCCGGGAGGTGGCCAAAAAGcaggccctcgcggcggtgggccaGGTGCACCTGATGCGGTACTACGAGGACATCTTCAACACCATCGGCATCAAGTGCGCGCAGGTTTTACTCACCCTCGAGAACCTCAGCAATCGCAAGCAGTACGTTCGCGCCAGGAACACCTTCAACGCGCTCTTCGACATGGGCGTGGTGCCGGTGGTGAACGAGAACGActgcgtcgccgtggaggagCTCCGGTTCGGAGATAACGACACCTTATCCGCGCAGGTTGCGGCGCTGTGCGAGGCGCAGTGGCTCTTTTTGCTGACGGACGTGGACGGGCTGTACACGTCCAACCCAAACACCGACCCGGGCGCGAGACGGATCGAGGTGGTTGAGAACAtcaacgagctcgacgtggacgtggggGGCGCGGGTAGCAGCGTGGGCACCGGCGGGATGGTCACgaagctcaccgcggcgaggatcgcgtgcgccgcggggtgcaAGACGATAGTCTGCCTCAGCTCCAACCTCGAGAAGGACGTGGAGGCTTGCGTGCTCAGAGGCGAACCGGTGGGTACCGCGTTTCTACCCGCGAAGATCGCGGCCAAGGGGAAGAAGAAGTGGCTCCTCGCGGTTCCGATCCAGGGCGAGATCGGCGTGGACCGCTCGGGCGCCAGCGCGGTGCTTCGGGGCATGCCGCTGCTCACGTCGCACGTCACTCGGTGCGAGGGGAGCTTTCGCGTGCAGGAGTGCGTTCGCATCGTCAACGAGGATGGCCAGGAGATTGCCCGCGGGTTGTGCAACTACAAcagcgcggtgctcgaggacACGGCGAAAGATTAcggcctcgcggcgcccatgGGTTCCATAATGGAGGACGGAtgggtggacgacgaggacggcccGCCGGAGTGCATGCACGCGAACAACATCTGCGTCACGCACGTGGAGACGCTCAAGAAGAGCTTTACGTTTAACGATTTCTTGGGGGCGGGGTACGATTCTAACGagtcgaggggcgcgagccCCGGGCCAGGCACCAGCCCGAGGCAGTCCCACGAAGATCACGAGGACAACGAgtga